The Candidatus Methylomirabilota bacterium genomic interval CCCGTTCATTTCGTTCCATGGTCGGCCTCCTTGTCCCCATGGGGCACGAGGCATGCCGAGATGGAAAGGCTGAGAAATCGCGCGCTACCGCGGGCGGGCGGCACCGGGGACGGAGAGTCTTACCGAGACCTTCCTTCTGGCGGTGGCTACCGCGATAGCGTCACGGTGCAGGGACGGGAATGCGTGGCCTTGCTCGGCAATCGCCATTGTTGAGTGCCCGAGAGGCTCAGGTCCTTGCCGTTGAACCGGCCGCGATAGTCCGCCTCGTAGCTCCACGTCTGCCCTCGGGCGGAACCGGTCAGCGCCACCTCGCCGCTCGGCGACACGGTGCCGGTGCCTCGCTCCGTGATGCCGAGGCGCTGCGTGTTGTTCGGCCGCAAGACCTCGCGCTCGTACGCCGCCTGACCGTCGGCGATCGTCATCGAGAACTCGGTCTTCAGGGCCTGGATGGTCTGCCCGGGCAGCACATCGCAGGTGATCACACCCGTGTAGCGGCCGTCGTGGTCCGCGGCGCTCGCCGGCGCCGCCACGACGAGCCAGCCGAGTGCGACGGCGCCCGCCCGCCTCCGCACGCTACCCCCTCGGGCCCGTCGCCACCGGCTGGACATAGCCGCACGCGCGGCACGTGCGCAGCGCCTCGGTGGCATTGAACTGCTCCGATACCTTCTTGAGGTCCAGCAGCAGATCGCCCTCGCCGCGGGACATCTCGTAGAGCCGCGCGTCACAGCGCTCGCAGTACCACGCGTAGCTCTCCGGCTCGTCGGGGCCGCGCACCGGCTCGATCACCAGACCCACGGTGCCGGGCAGCCGCTGCGGCGAGTGGGGTGTGTTGGCGGGCAGCAGGAACACGTCCCCCTCGCGGATCCGCTCGCGCTGCCTCCGGCCGTCGCGGTCGATGTACTCCAGCACCATGTCGCCTTCGATCTGGTAGAAGAACTCGTCGCGCGGGTCGACGTGGAAGTCCCGGCGGGCGTTCGGCCCGCCGATCACCATCACCATGAACTGCGCGTCCTTCCAGACCACCTCCGCCCCGATCGGCGGCTTCAGCAGATCGCGGTGCTCGTCGATCCAGCGGCGGAGGTTCAGCGCCCGGAGCGGCTCGGCCATCAGAGCGGCTTGATCTCGACCTTGCGGAACTTGAGCGCCGGGACGACGCGCGCGGTTCGTCGGCTCATGGCGCCGAGCGCTCCGCGGCCGCATAGACCCAGGCGTGCTTGCCGGACGCGAGCACCGTGGCGATGCGCGTGTAGCCGGCGGGCTCGTATTGGTCGGCCTGGGTGAGCTCGCGGTCCGACAGCTCGAAGGCCATGCCGTGCACGCGGCTGTCGGCCCGGCCGTTGAACGTCACGATGGCGTGATCGGCGCTGCCGCTCGTCGCCACGAAGTCGGGATCCTCGATCGTCAGCCGCGATTGCTCGAAGCCGACCAGCTCGTCCGCCTGGCCGGCCAGCCGGCGCCCGAAGGTCGACAGCTGGACGGCCTCCTGCTGCAGCGTGCCGTACGAGAAGAGCCAGGGCATCGGGTCAGCCGGAGCGCGCTCCCTACTTGCTCGCCTGGCAGGAATACACGTCGGCGGTCATGTACTCCTGCATCCCGAACATCCCGCCCTTGGCTTTCCGCTGCGGGGTCATCAGCGCAACGTTTCCGCCCAGCTTGGCCGCCTTCTTCTGGAGGTCTTCCATCTCGTTGTCGGACACGGTGCCGAGCGGGCGGCACCCGCGAACCCGCTCCTCGTTGTCCACGAGCAGCACGCCTTGCTCGGAGGAGGCACACCCGGCCAGGACCAGCGCGAACACACACGTCGACATGATCGATCGGCGTCTCGTCATCGGATCTCCTCCGTCGTCGGTCTCCGGTCATGGGCCGGGCGCTTCCCACCGCGCCGTGCCGCCCCCGCCCGCCAGGGAGTCAGCATACCCCCTAGACGATGCCCTGCACCGCCCAGGCTCGCGCGGTCAGAGCGATCTGGCCGCCGCCAGCCGGGCTCAGGCGGCGCTCGAGCTGCCGCCGGATCCCCTCGCGCACCTCGTCGGTGACCGACGCCAGATAGGTAGGGGCCGCGCCCGTCCGTCCGAGGAACGGCGTCCAGTAGTCCTCGAAGCTCTCGAAGACGGTGGGAATCTCGATGGCGCGGACCGCCACCGTCCTCAGCCCGACCTGCTCGAACAGCGACTGGAGCGGCTCGGGCCGACACAGCGGGAACCGCTCGGCCTGGTCGAGCCGGGCATCGTCCGGGCTCACCGCGATGGCGGCGTCCCAGAAGTGCCGCATCATCTGCATCCCGCCCGCATAGTCCCACACGTACGCCGCGACCCGCCCCCCGGGCTTCGTGACCCGCGCCATCTCGCGCGCCATCGCCGCGGAGTCGGACACGAAGTTGAGGACCAGGCCGGAGACGGCCAGGTCGCACGCGCCGGTCTCCCACGGCAGGCGCGTGGCGTCGCCCGTCTCGAAGCGGGCCTGCGGCGCGGCGATGCTACGGCGCGCCTGCTCCACGAAGCCGGCCGACGAATCGATGCCGCGAACCGACTCGGGCTCGCAGGCGGCGAGGATGGCGGACGTCAGGGCGCCCGTCCCGCATCCGACGTCGACCCACGACCGGCGGGGGGCCGGAGCGAGCCAGCGCAGGAGCTCCACCGCCATCTTCCGGCTCCACCGGCCGGCGTACGCCTCGTAGGCACGAGCGGAATCCCAGGAGTCGGCCGGGCTCATCGCGGAATGACCTCCGGAATGCTGACTGGCATCGGAATGAATCAGGGTGCGGCCGTGAGGCCGGGCCGGATGACGCGGGCGAAGGCCTGCATCTCGGCAACGGGCAGGTCGCCGCCTCCGTCCACCGTGTGCGCGGGGAAGAGAAAGACGTGATCCACCGCCGCCTCCTCTCGAGCGCGAAGCAGTCGGTCGCGGCAATGCTCGGCCGTGCCGAAGAGCCCGAACGCGTCGCACACCCGCGCCGCCGTCGCGTCGGAGAGCGACGCCGGATCGTGATCCGCCTCGAGCGGGATCCCCGCGTGCCGCAGCCAGTACAGGTTCGACGCGCTCGGGTAGGTGAGAAAGCTCTGGCCCGACGCGACCCAGCGCTGCGGCCAGCGCCGGGCGTCCTCCAGCCGATCGGCCAATCCCATCGTGACGATGAAGATGGTACGGAACCCGGCGAGCGATCGCCCCGCGCGACGGGCGCCTTCCTCCAGGTGCCGCCGGGCGGTCCGAATCGCCTGCAAATCGATCCCGACCATCAGCAGCGCGCCGTCGGCGACCTCGCCGGCGAGCTCGACCATGCGCGGCCCGGCGGCCAGCAAGTAGACGAGGGGCGCCGGCGCGCTCGTGTTCAGCAGCCGACTGGTGCGCCCCTCGAACTCTGCGGGCTCGCCCGCGAGGAGCCGCCGGATCGCCAGGACCGCCTCGCGCATGACGGCCACCGTCCCGCGAGACCGGCCGATGGCGCGGGCGGCCAGGAATCCGGGCGCCACCGTCAGAGCGACGCGGCCGGGCGCGATCTCCTGCAGCGACTGGATCGCGGAGGCGAGCAGGAGCGGATGGCGCACGACCGGGCTCGACGTGGCGGGATAGAGTCGCAGCCGCCGGGTGCGCGCGGCGGCCAGGGCCAGCGTGATGTACACATCGCGGCCGCGATGCGGGTGATCGTGCACGCCCACACCGTCGAGGCCGGCGTCCTCGCAGCGAGCGATGAAGTCGACCACGCCGGGGATCGTCGTGCCCACCGGCACGCGAAGATCGACCTGCATCCGGGTCTCAGGCATCCTCGGCCCGGGACACCAGCTCCCAGATGCCCGGCAGCGCGGCGGAGAGCGGTCGATCCGGCGCGACCATGCAGGAGCGGCGCGGCTCAGGGCAGGCCGGCGGCGATGCGTCGAATCTCCGCGGGCGTGTGCTCCTCCGCCAGCGGCGTGCCGGGCAGCAGGTACTTGCCCTTGGCAAGACCGCCCACCAGGACCGGCTCGAAGCCGATGCCGCGGATGAGGCCCTCCGCGATGCCGATCGCCTTCGGGTCGTCGCCGGCGATCGGCACGCCGACGAAGCCGCCGGGCCGATGGGCGATCGACCCGACCCGCAGGTAGCTGATCGCGTTGAACGCCCGCACGATGCGCGAGCCGGGCAGCAGCTTGGCGCTGGCCAGCCCGGCCCCGCCCTGCTCCTCCACGCGCTTGACCAGCTCGGCGCCGTCCCGGCGGGCGATCGGGTTGCAGATGTCGAGCACCAGCGGCTTGGCCGCGAGCGCGGGGCCGTGCGCACGGCCGATCTCCTCCAGGGCCGTGTAGGGCACCACCATCACCACCACGTCGCCGAAGGCGATCGCCTGCTCCACCGTGCCGGCCTGGGCGAGCGGCCCGAGGCGCTGGACGAGGTCCCTCAGATTCTCCGGATGTCGCGACGAGAACATCACCGGGTGCCCGGCCTTGACGAAGAGCCCACCGAGCGCGCTGCCCATGCGTC includes:
- the nbaC gene encoding 3-hydroxyanthranilate 3,4-dioxygenase is translated as MAEPLRALNLRRWIDEHRDLLKPPIGAEVVWKDAQFMVMVIGGPNARRDFHVDPRDEFFYQIEGDMVLEYIDRDGRRQRERIREGDVFLLPANTPHSPQRLPGTVGLVIEPVRGPDEPESYAWYCERCDARLYEMSRGEGDLLLDLKKVSEQFNATEALRTCRACGYVQPVATGPRG
- a CDS encoding gamma-glutamylcyclotransferase family protein, which codes for MPWLFSYGTLQQEAVQLSTFGRRLAGQADELVGFEQSRLTIEDPDFVATSGSADHAIVTFNGRADSRVHGMAFELSDRELTQADQYEPAGYTRIATVLASGKHAWVYAAAERSAP
- a CDS encoding class I SAM-dependent methyltransferase; protein product: MSPADSWDSARAYEAYAGRWSRKMAVELLRWLAPAPRRSWVDVGCGTGALTSAILAACEPESVRGIDSSAGFVEQARRSIAAPQARFETGDATRLPWETGACDLAVSGLVLNFVSDSAAMAREMARVTKPGGRVAAYVWDYAGGMQMMRHFWDAAIAVSPDDARLDQAERFPLCRPEPLQSLFEQVGLRTVAVRAIEIPTVFESFEDYWTPFLGRTGAAPTYLASVTDEVREGIRRQLERRLSPAGGGQIALTARAWAVQGIV
- a CDS encoding LLM class flavin-dependent oxidoreductase; its protein translation is MQVDLRVPVGTTIPGVVDFIARCEDAGLDGVGVHDHPHRGRDVYITLALAAARTRRLRLYPATSSPVVRHPLLLASAIQSLQEIAPGRVALTVAPGFLAARAIGRSRGTVAVMREAVLAIRRLLAGEPAEFEGRTSRLLNTSAPAPLVYLLAAGPRMVELAGEVADGALLMVGIDLQAIRTARRHLEEGARRAGRSLAGFRTIFIVTMGLADRLEDARRWPQRWVASGQSFLTYPSASNLYWLRHAGIPLEADHDPASLSDATAARVCDAFGLFGTAEHCRDRLLRAREEAAVDHVFLFPAHTVDGGGDLPVAEMQAFARVIRPGLTAAP
- a CDS encoding NAD(P)-binding domain-containing protein, whose product is MVDRRHFLKLAGVGVVAFVRPAGTVAQSPLKIGSVGAGRMGSALGGLFVKAGHPVMFSSRHPENLRDLVQRLGPLAQAGTVEQAIAFGDVVVMVVPYTALEEIGRAHGPALAAKPLVLDICNPIARRDGAELVKRVEEQGGAGLASAKLLPGSRIVRAFNAISYLRVGSIAHRPGGFVGVPIAGDDPKAIGIAEGLIRGIGFEPVLVGGLAKGKYLLPGTPLAEEHTPAEIRRIAAGLP